One genomic segment of Brachionichthys hirsutus isolate HB-005 chromosome 13, CSIRO-AGI_Bhir_v1, whole genome shotgun sequence includes these proteins:
- the LOC137902796 gene encoding glutathione S-transferase A-like: MAKDTITLMCASGCSPCWMVALALCEKEVEVTDYRELSYEKQEHKSAQVLAINPRGQLPAFKHGDIIVNNAMAICLYLESAFKSRGTQLIPDDIEEKAKMYQRFQEADTLRQKIGNVLFYDWMYPEEGHRSVFAVKRNSDLLSAEVQLWETYMPKTGSFLAGRNFTMADVCAFPCIAALVNYGLSQKKYPKIMSYYNDLKGKTSIAKTWPSFWINAPQGNTALKDI; this comes from the exons ATGGCCAAAGACACCATCACTCTGATGTGCGCCTCTGGCTGCTCACCTTGCTGGATGGTGGCGCTTGCTCTTTGtgagaaggaggtggaggtgacCGACTATAGAGAGCTCTCCTATGAGAAACAAGAACACAAATCGGCGCAAGTACTGGCTATAAATCCCAGGGGACAA CTTCCTGCCTTCAAACATGGAGACATCATTGTGAATAACGCCATGGCCATTTGCCTGTACCTGGAG AGTGCATTTAAGTCCAGAGGAACCCAGCTGATCCCTGACGACATTGAAGAGAAAGCAAAAATGTACCAGCGCTTTCAAGAGGCTGACACTCTCAGGCAGAAAATTG GGAATGTTCTCTTCTATGATTGGATGTACCCGGAGGAGGGGCATCGATCAGTCTTTGCTGTGAAGAGAAACAGTGATCTTCTGTCTGCTGAGGTCCAGCTCTGGGAGACATACATGCCAAAG ACTGGCTCTTTCCTGGCAGGAAGGAACTTTACAATGGCTGATGTGTGTGCTTTCCCATGCATTGCTGCTCTCGTCAACTATGG GTTATCTCAAAAGAAGTACCCTAAGATTATGTCTTACTATAACGATCTTAAGGGCAAAACCAGCATCGCCAAAACCTGGCCTTCTTTCTGGATCAATGCCCCACAAGGAAATACGGCACTGAAAGACATCTGA